AATAACAGTCATCCCTTATGAGTTATATGGCCGGCAATCACCGAAAATGGTCAATGTGATCTTTGAAACTTGTAATGTCAACAATGTACCCGAAAATGTTTATGAGTTTTCTCTGCCTGTCCGGGTAGAGCAGGCAGAGATGATCAGTTATATGCTTAGTCTTTTATATTTAAATAAAGTGAATTTTGATTTTAACAGGACTAAGCTTTGTCTGAATTAGTTTCCTTTTTCTGCAAGCTTTTTAGCGAATTCCTCCCCGATTTTCCGGCCCCAAACTTGTCCGGCCTGCATTGATTCTTGTGTAATAGCAGGGGTTTTTTCTGCAAATCTTTTGCCTGTTGGCGTTTGATAAAATGCTGTCATGTTATTGATGTCTTCCAGTGATAAATGTTTCTGGTAAACTGGTAAAAGCAGATCTAAAAGTTCTTCAATTCCTATTTTGTGAAAAGACTCTCCAAGACCATCCCAAAGCTCTTGCTTCACTTCTGGTCTTTCTAATTTATAGTTATTGAT
The sequence above is drawn from the Pedobacter cryoconitis genome and encodes:
- a CDS encoding DUF2059 domain-containing protein, with protein sequence MKKIVLLFALSLLTATLSFSQDKAAYRESFKKMMIANGSEQTFKTVIDQMINNYKLERPEVKQELWDGLGESFHKIGIEELLDLLLPVYQKHLSLEDINNMTAFYQTPTGKRFAEKTPAITQESMQAGQVWGRKIGEEFAKKLAEKGN